One genomic segment of Mus pahari chromosome 4, PAHARI_EIJ_v1.1, whole genome shotgun sequence includes these proteins:
- the Eif2a gene encoding eukaryotic translation initiation factor 2A isoform X1 yields the protein MAPSTPLLTVRGSEGLYMVNGPPHFTESTVLPRESGRNCKVYTFSKDGTLFAWSNGEKVNVINVANKGLLHSFDLPKAVCLEFSPNNTVLATWQPYTTSKDGTAGTPNLQLYDMKTGACLKSFIQKKMQNWCPSWSDDEIICARNVNNEVHFFENNNFNTIANKLHLQKVNDFNLSPGTQPYKVAVYVPGSKGAPSFVRLYQYPNFAGPQAALANKSFFKADKVTMLWNKKATAVLVIASTEVDKTGASYYGEQTLHYIATNGESAVVQLPKNGPIYDVVWNSSSTEFCAVYGFMPAKATVFNLKCDPVFDFGTGPRNAAFYSPHGHILVLAGFGNLRGQMEVWDVKNYKLISKPVASDSTYFAWCPDGEHILTATCAPRLRVNNGYKIWHYTGSLLHKYDVPSNGELWQVTWQPFLDGIFPAKTIKYQAVPSEVASEEPKVATAYRPPALRNKPVTNSKLHEEEPPQNMKPHPGSDKPLSKTALKNQRKHEAKKAAKQEARSDVAPPPVPQSAPRNTVTQSASGDPEVDKKIKNLKKKLKAIEQLKEQAAAGKQLEKNQLEKIQKEKALLQELEDLELGV from the exons AGTAAATGTAATCAATGTTGCTAACAAGGGACTACTGCACTCCTTCGACCTCCCAAAAGCAGTTTGCCTTGAATTCTCACCCAATAACACTGTCCTGGCAACGTGGCAGCCTTACACTA CTTCTAAAGATGGCACTGCTGGAACACCTAACCTACAACTTTATGACATGAAAACTGGAGCATGTTTGAAATCgttcatacagaaaaaaatgcaaaattg GTGTCCTTCCTGGTCAGATGATGAAATTATTTGTGCCCGGAATGTTAACAACGAAGTTCACTTCTTTGAGAACAACAATTTTA ACACAATTGCAAATAAATTACATTTGCAAAAAGTTAATGACTTTAATTTATCACCTGGAACCCAACCTTATAAG GTGGCAGTTTATGTCCCAGGAAGTAAAGGTGCACCTTCATTTGTTAGATTATATCAGTATCCCAACTTTGCTGGACCTCAGGCAGCACTGGCCAATAAAAGCTTCTTTAAAGCTGATAAGGTTACAATGCTGTGGAATAAAAAAG CTACTGCTGTGCTGGTAATAGCCAGTACCGAGGTTGACAAAACAGGAGCTTCCTACTATGGAGAACAAACACTGCACTACATTGCGACAAATGGAGAAAGTGCTGTGGTACAATTAC CAAAAAATGGCCCCATTTATGATGTAGTTTGGAATTCCAGTTCTACTGAGTTTTGTGCTGTTTATGGTTTTATGCCTGCGAAAGCAACAGTTTTCAACCTGAAGTGTGATCCTGTGTTTGACTTTGGGACTGGTCCTCGCAATGCGGCCTTCTATAGCCCTCATGGACATATATTAGTGCTGGCTGGATTTGGAAATCTTCGAGGACAAATGGAAGTATGGGATGTTAAAAACTACAAGCTTATTTCTAAGCCAGTGGCTTCTGATTCTACGTATTTTGCCTGGTGCCCAGATGGTGAGCATATCTTAACAGCCACATGTGCTCCTAGGTTACGTGTTAATAATGGGTATAAGATCTGGCATTATACTGGCTCTCTTTTGCATAAGTACGATGTGCCATCAAATGGAGAATTATGGCAGGTTACCTGGCAGCCATTTTTGGATGGAATATTTCCAGCAAAAACGATAAAGTACCAAGCAGTTCCAAGTGAAGTGGCTAGTGAGGAGCCTAAAGTTGCAACAGCTTATAGACCTCCAGCCTTAAGAAATAAGCCAGTCACCAATTCCAAGCTG CATGAAGAGGAACCTCCCCAGAATATGAAGCCACATCCAGGAAGTGACAAGCCATTATCAAAAACAGCCCTTAAAAATCAAAGGAAGCATGAAGCTAAAAAAGCTGCAAAACAG GAAGCAAGAAGTGATGTGGctcctcctcctgtcccacaGAGTGCCCCACGGAACACTGTCACCCAGTCTGCTTCGGGTGACCCTGAAGtagacaaaaaaattaagaatctaAAGAAG AAACTGAAAGCCATAGAGCAACTGAAAGAGCAAGCAGCTGCCGGGAAACAGCTAGAAAAAAATCAG TTGGAGAAAATTCAAAAAGAGAAAGCCCTTCTCCAAGAGCTTGAAGACTTGGAATTGGGAGTTTGA
- the Eif2a gene encoding eukaryotic translation initiation factor 2A isoform X2 produces the protein MDHHTSQRAQCFQENLEEIAKCTLLVRMGHCLPGAMEKICLEFSPNNTVLATWQPYTTSKDGTAGTPNLQLYDMKTGACLKSFIQKKMQNWCPSWSDDEIICARNVNNEVHFFENNNFNTIANKLHLQKVNDFNLSPGTQPYKVAVYVPGSKGAPSFVRLYQYPNFAGPQAALANKSFFKADKVTMLWNKKATAVLVIASTEVDKTGASYYGEQTLHYIATNGESAVVQLPKNGPIYDVVWNSSSTEFCAVYGFMPAKATVFNLKCDPVFDFGTGPRNAAFYSPHGHILVLAGFGNLRGQMEVWDVKNYKLISKPVASDSTYFAWCPDGEHILTATCAPRLRVNNGYKIWHYTGSLLHKYDVPSNGELWQVTWQPFLDGIFPAKTIKYQAVPSEVASEEPKVATAYRPPALRNKPVTNSKLHEEEPPQNMKPHPGSDKPLSKTALKNQRKHEAKKAAKQEARSDVAPPPVPQSAPRNTVTQSASGDPEVDKKIKNLKKKLKAIEQLKEQAAAGKQLEKNQLEKIQKEKALLQELEDLELGV, from the exons TTTGCCTTGAATTCTCACCCAATAACACTGTCCTGGCAACGTGGCAGCCTTACACTA CTTCTAAAGATGGCACTGCTGGAACACCTAACCTACAACTTTATGACATGAAAACTGGAGCATGTTTGAAATCgttcatacagaaaaaaatgcaaaattg GTGTCCTTCCTGGTCAGATGATGAAATTATTTGTGCCCGGAATGTTAACAACGAAGTTCACTTCTTTGAGAACAACAATTTTA ACACAATTGCAAATAAATTACATTTGCAAAAAGTTAATGACTTTAATTTATCACCTGGAACCCAACCTTATAAG GTGGCAGTTTATGTCCCAGGAAGTAAAGGTGCACCTTCATTTGTTAGATTATATCAGTATCCCAACTTTGCTGGACCTCAGGCAGCACTGGCCAATAAAAGCTTCTTTAAAGCTGATAAGGTTACAATGCTGTGGAATAAAAAAG CTACTGCTGTGCTGGTAATAGCCAGTACCGAGGTTGACAAAACAGGAGCTTCCTACTATGGAGAACAAACACTGCACTACATTGCGACAAATGGAGAAAGTGCTGTGGTACAATTAC CAAAAAATGGCCCCATTTATGATGTAGTTTGGAATTCCAGTTCTACTGAGTTTTGTGCTGTTTATGGTTTTATGCCTGCGAAAGCAACAGTTTTCAACCTGAAGTGTGATCCTGTGTTTGACTTTGGGACTGGTCCTCGCAATGCGGCCTTCTATAGCCCTCATGGACATATATTAGTGCTGGCTGGATTTGGAAATCTTCGAGGACAAATGGAAGTATGGGATGTTAAAAACTACAAGCTTATTTCTAAGCCAGTGGCTTCTGATTCTACGTATTTTGCCTGGTGCCCAGATGGTGAGCATATCTTAACAGCCACATGTGCTCCTAGGTTACGTGTTAATAATGGGTATAAGATCTGGCATTATACTGGCTCTCTTTTGCATAAGTACGATGTGCCATCAAATGGAGAATTATGGCAGGTTACCTGGCAGCCATTTTTGGATGGAATATTTCCAGCAAAAACGATAAAGTACCAAGCAGTTCCAAGTGAAGTGGCTAGTGAGGAGCCTAAAGTTGCAACAGCTTATAGACCTCCAGCCTTAAGAAATAAGCCAGTCACCAATTCCAAGCTG CATGAAGAGGAACCTCCCCAGAATATGAAGCCACATCCAGGAAGTGACAAGCCATTATCAAAAACAGCCCTTAAAAATCAAAGGAAGCATGAAGCTAAAAAAGCTGCAAAACAG GAAGCAAGAAGTGATGTGGctcctcctcctgtcccacaGAGTGCCCCACGGAACACTGTCACCCAGTCTGCTTCGGGTGACCCTGAAGtagacaaaaaaattaagaatctaAAGAAG AAACTGAAAGCCATAGAGCAACTGAAAGAGCAAGCAGCTGCCGGGAAACAGCTAGAAAAAAATCAG TTGGAGAAAATTCAAAAAGAGAAAGCCCTTCTCCAAGAGCTTGAAGACTTGGAATTGGGAGTTTGA